A single Rhizobium sp. NRK18 DNA region contains:
- a CDS encoding TRAP transporter small permease: MTSPFAYLYRAAEILAAMSMILILVLVGGGIALRSVGLQLAGSDDLAAYCLVAIFFLALGPTYRQSEHIRVGLLIERIPVDSRRPLELVLTIVAAIGTGWATWWLGRLVYDSYRFGDVAQGLIAIPLWIPQLTMAVGCLVLLVALVEDVVRTLRGHKPSYIEVQQSAGEDHLHFEH, encoded by the coding sequence ATGACGAGTCCATTCGCATACCTGTATCGTGCGGCAGAAATCCTCGCCGCAATGTCCATGATCCTGATCCTCGTCCTGGTTGGCGGCGGGATCGCGCTCAGATCGGTCGGCCTGCAGTTGGCAGGCAGCGACGATCTGGCCGCCTATTGCCTGGTGGCGATCTTCTTCCTCGCGCTCGGGCCGACCTATCGCCAGTCGGAACATATCCGTGTCGGTCTCCTGATTGAACGCATCCCCGTCGACTCCCGCCGCCCGCTGGAGCTTGTCCTGACTATCGTCGCGGCCATCGGCACCGGCTGGGCAACCTGGTGGCTCGGGAGGCTGGTCTATGACTCGTATCGCTTTGGCGACGTCGCTCAGGGTCTCATTGCGATCCCGCTCTGGATTCCGCAACTCACCATGGCGGTCGGCTGCCTTGTGCTGCTGGTCGCACTTGTCGAGGATGTCGTCCGCACGCTACGCGGACACAAGCCCAGCTACATCGAAGTCCAGCAGAGTGCGGGTGAAGATCACCTCCACTTCGAACATTGA
- a CDS encoding TRAP transporter substrate-binding protein — protein sequence MKTVISAVFAATMMFATTAGAESWDMPTPYPDGNFHTQNIRQFVEDVKTATNGALTINVHSGGALVKATEIKRAVQSGQVQIGETLLSSLGNEDAVFAFDSIPGLVSNYASAEKLWHAAEGAVKKHLEEQGLVLLYSVPWPPQGVYAKSELKALADLKGSKFRTYNPATARFAEILGASPVTVQAAEVPQAFKTGVVDAMITSGATGVDSQAWDYVDYYYDLQAFLPQNMVFVSKDVFDGLSEETRSALVKAAAAAEERGWKTSAELNDGYKRTMAEHGIHVEAPSDAMSKELAGIGETMTSEWVEKAGPDGAAIIDAYRK from the coding sequence ATGAAAACTGTAATTTCGGCTGTCTTTGCAGCCACGATGATGTTTGCCACGACGGCTGGCGCTGAAAGCTGGGACATGCCGACGCCCTATCCGGACGGCAATTTCCACACTCAGAACATTCGCCAGTTCGTGGAGGACGTGAAGACGGCGACCAATGGCGCGCTCACGATCAACGTTCATTCCGGAGGCGCGCTGGTAAAGGCGACCGAAATCAAGCGTGCCGTCCAGAGCGGCCAGGTCCAGATCGGTGAAACGCTCCTGTCTTCGCTCGGCAATGAAGATGCGGTCTTTGCCTTCGATTCCATTCCCGGCCTGGTGTCCAACTACGCCAGCGCCGAAAAGCTCTGGCATGCGGCGGAAGGGGCCGTGAAAAAGCACCTGGAAGAGCAGGGCCTCGTGCTCCTCTATTCGGTTCCGTGGCCGCCGCAGGGCGTTTATGCCAAGAGCGAACTCAAGGCGCTTGCCGACCTGAAGGGCTCGAAATTCCGCACCTATAACCCGGCGACGGCCCGCTTTGCCGAGATTCTCGGCGCGAGCCCGGTCACCGTCCAGGCCGCCGAAGTGCCTCAGGCGTTCAAGACCGGTGTCGTCGACGCGATGATCACCTCGGGTGCGACCGGGGTCGACAGCCAGGCCTGGGATTATGTCGACTATTACTACGATCTCCAGGCCTTCCTGCCTCAGAACATGGTTTTCGTCAGCAAGGACGTCTTTGATGGCCTGAGCGAAGAAACGCGTTCTGCTCTCGTCAAGGCGGCCGCTGCCGCTGAAGAGCGGGGCTGGAAGACATCTGCCGAATTGAATGACGGCTACAAGAGGACGATGGCGGAACACGGCATCCATGTCGAGGCGCCCTCCGACGCCATGTCGAAGGAACTCGCCGGCATCGGTGAGACGATGACGTCGGAATGGGTCGAAAAGGCCGGACCGGACGGTGCGGCGATCATCGACGCCTACCGCAAGTAG
- a CDS encoding efflux RND transporter periplasmic adaptor subunit has product MTSFGKRWALAGAGMGLAASVLAATLYFDSPMTATATETGTPAAPPAVPVTVAVVGSKDIRTWEEFSGRLEAVDDVQIRSRVAGAIQSVEFHEGALVKAGDLLFTIDPAPYQAAVAQIQGQVASAEARLNLARIELERGHKLSDNKTISQSELDQRQNAFAEAQAGLQTAKAALQAAQLELDYTKVRAPVAGRVGKVEITDGNLIAGGSTSPALTTLVSVDPIYAGFNVSEDVVAKALAQLPVSKGSARPLDTIPVEIGTLADEGTPIKGKLQLVDNQVDTASGTIGVRAIFDNPDGRLIPGQFVRIRMGQPKSENRILISDRAVGTDQDKKFVFVVDGENKVDYRPIELGQTIDDMRVVESGLAVGDTIVVNGLQRVRPGTLVVPQTQEQLAAKQ; this is encoded by the coding sequence ATGACATCCTTTGGGAAACGCTGGGCCCTTGCGGGCGCCGGCATGGGCTTGGCTGCGTCCGTTTTGGCCGCAACGCTCTATTTCGATTCACCGATGACCGCAACAGCAACCGAGACCGGCACGCCGGCGGCCCCTCCGGCCGTGCCCGTCACCGTGGCAGTGGTCGGCAGCAAGGACATCAGGACCTGGGAAGAATTTTCCGGCCGTCTCGAAGCCGTCGACGATGTGCAGATACGCTCGCGCGTCGCCGGGGCCATCCAGTCGGTGGAATTCCACGAAGGCGCGCTCGTGAAGGCGGGCGACCTGCTCTTCACCATCGATCCGGCTCCCTATCAGGCAGCCGTTGCCCAGATCCAGGGCCAGGTCGCCTCGGCGGAAGCGCGGCTGAACCTTGCTCGCATCGAACTGGAACGCGGCCACAAGCTTTCCGACAACAAGACCATTTCGCAAAGCGAGCTGGACCAGCGTCAGAATGCTTTCGCCGAAGCCCAGGCAGGCCTGCAGACAGCCAAGGCAGCGCTGCAGGCGGCCCAGCTTGAACTCGACTATACGAAGGTGCGGGCTCCGGTCGCCGGCCGCGTCGGCAAGGTCGAGATCACGGACGGCAACCTGATTGCAGGCGGCTCCACCTCGCCGGCTCTGACGACGCTGGTATCCGTCGATCCGATCTATGCAGGCTTCAACGTCAGCGAAGACGTGGTCGCAAAGGCTCTGGCACAGCTGCCTGTCTCCAAGGGCTCCGCAAGACCGCTGGATACGATCCCGGTCGAAATCGGAACGCTTGCCGACGAGGGAACGCCGATCAAGGGCAAGCTGCAGCTGGTCGACAACCAGGTTGACACCGCCAGCGGCACGATCGGCGTGCGCGCCATCTTCGACAATCCGGACGGCCGGCTGATCCCTGGGCAGTTCGTCAGGATCCGCATGGGGCAGCCGAAATCCGAAAACAGGATCCTTATCAGCGACCGTGCAGTCGGCACGGACCAGGACAAGAAGTTCGTCTTCGTGGTGGATGGTGAGAACAAAGTGGACTACCGGCCAATCGAGCTGGGCCAGACGATCGACGACATGCGTGTCGTCGAAAGCGGCCTCGCCGTCGGCGACACGATCGTCGTCAACGGCCTGCAGCGGGTCCGTCCCGGCACGCTCGTTGTGCCGCAGACGCAGGAACAGCTCGCCGCAAAACAATAG
- a CDS encoding alpha/beta hydrolase fold domain-containing protein: MTVVVKDMLLDKVPLGPVSARVYQGAEIAKGPPVILFFHGGAFLERGLKDNSVAYCLAGTGAIVVAPDYNAPLGNAFPKPLEVGFSILSYLAKKRAGLGDRKSLLFLCGTEAGGNVAAGVALKARDHYANELDGQILISPLVDPFMGSTSIRKADEIGMRERWSEGWSQYLSGGMCHPYAAPCLCSRLSGVAPALVLTAEDDPLCDETLGYADRLRQGGTKVRQHVLPAGTGWPSIYGGKTEHAPTWQESLAGFFRTFAGDISQKLLCK; the protein is encoded by the coding sequence ATGACGGTGGTGGTAAAGGATATGTTGCTGGACAAGGTGCCCCTCGGGCCCGTGTCTGCACGCGTCTACCAGGGCGCCGAAATCGCCAAGGGACCGCCTGTCATCCTGTTCTTTCACGGCGGTGCGTTTCTCGAGCGCGGGCTGAAGGACAATTCCGTGGCGTATTGCCTGGCAGGCACGGGCGCCATCGTTGTCGCACCCGACTACAACGCGCCGCTCGGCAACGCCTTTCCCAAGCCGCTCGAAGTCGGCTTCTCGATCCTCTCCTATCTCGCCAAGAAGCGCGCCGGATTGGGCGATCGGAAATCGCTTCTGTTTCTCTGTGGCACGGAAGCCGGAGGCAATGTTGCGGCCGGCGTCGCCCTCAAGGCCCGCGATCACTACGCCAACGAGCTCGATGGCCAGATCCTGATCTCTCCTCTCGTCGATCCTTTCATGGGTTCGACCTCCATCCGCAAGGCGGACGAGATTGGCATGCGCGAGCGCTGGAGCGAGGGCTGGAGCCAGTATCTGAGCGGCGGCATGTGCCATCCTTACGCCGCTCCATGCCTCTGTTCGCGCTTGTCGGGCGTTGCACCCGCTCTCGTGCTGACCGCAGAGGACGATCCGCTTTGCGACGAGACGCTTGGCTATGCCGACCGTCTTCGGCAGGGCGGAACCAAAGTTCGCCAGCATGTCCTCCCCGCCGGGACCGGCTGGCCATCCATTTATGGCGGGAAAACCGAGCATGCCCCGACGTGGCAGGAGAGCCTCGCCGGTTTTTTCAGAACCTTTGCTGGGGACATCAGCCAGAAATTGCTTTGCAAATAA
- a CDS encoding MFS transporter, with the protein MSVTAPIPEPEADGLPAPRRHIAVAVLLLTLVLVVLDGAIANIALPSIAASLHAAPADVVWVVSAYQLAVLVALLPFAVIGEIYGARRVFLAGVAVFIVGSAGCTFSQDLPVLVAARFLQGIGGSAVMALGIMNLRYSVPQRQIGMIIGINAMTIAVAAAAGPGLAGAVLAVAGWPWLFAINIPLGLVILAAGRALAPTKRATRRLNVRALIANTLMFLFFFFGADRITQAPVQSALLIAASIACLIGLLRIERNDAAPLVPRDLLAIPVFRSSVVASVSCFTGQTLGLIALPFYLQHGSGLTATEAGFYMMPWPGAVAVIAPISGWLANRVKTAWLCTLGASLLAMGLACIAFTPSDPHGWIFLISAVVAGMGFGLFQTPNNRILLLSVPKSRSGGAGAMQGTARLTGQTLGAIAMAVTFGATSPEAAPPTALMIAAGFAALAAVVSATRARKEVVA; encoded by the coding sequence ATGTCCGTTACCGCGCCAATCCCCGAACCCGAGGCCGACGGCCTCCCCGCCCCACGTCGCCACATTGCTGTTGCCGTTCTTCTTCTGACACTTGTCCTGGTGGTACTCGACGGTGCCATCGCCAATATCGCGCTGCCGTCGATCGCCGCGTCGTTGCATGCCGCACCGGCCGATGTGGTCTGGGTGGTGTCGGCCTATCAGCTTGCCGTGCTGGTCGCCCTCCTGCCATTCGCCGTGATCGGCGAGATCTACGGCGCACGCCGCGTGTTCCTGGCAGGGGTCGCCGTCTTCATCGTCGGGTCTGCCGGATGCACGTTCTCACAGGATCTGCCGGTATTGGTGGCAGCCCGATTCCTGCAGGGCATCGGCGGTAGTGCCGTCATGGCACTCGGCATCATGAACCTGCGTTACTCGGTCCCGCAGCGCCAGATCGGCATGATCATCGGCATCAACGCAATGACCATCGCCGTTGCCGCTGCGGCAGGACCAGGCCTTGCGGGGGCGGTGCTCGCGGTTGCCGGTTGGCCGTGGCTGTTTGCGATCAACATTCCGCTGGGTCTCGTCATTCTCGCGGCAGGTCGTGCCCTGGCCCCGACGAAGCGGGCCACACGGCGATTGAATGTCAGGGCCCTGATTGCCAATACGCTCATGTTCCTGTTCTTCTTCTTTGGCGCCGACCGCATAACGCAAGCGCCGGTGCAGAGCGCCTTGCTGATCGCCGCGTCGATCGCATGCCTCATCGGCCTGCTGCGGATAGAAAGGAATGACGCCGCGCCCCTGGTCCCGCGCGATCTTCTGGCAATTCCGGTCTTCCGGTCCTCGGTTGTCGCCTCCGTCAGCTGCTTCACCGGCCAGACGCTGGGTCTCATCGCCCTGCCCTTCTATCTGCAGCACGGCTCCGGCCTCACTGCCACGGAAGCCGGGTTCTACATGATGCCCTGGCCGGGCGCAGTCGCCGTCATCGCACCGATCTCCGGCTGGCTGGCGAACCGTGTCAAGACGGCATGGCTCTGCACTCTCGGAGCGTCGCTGCTGGCCATGGGGCTCGCGTGTATCGCCTTCACGCCGTCGGATCCGCATGGCTGGATCTTCCTGATCAGTGCAGTCGTCGCCGGCATGGGGTTCGGTCTGTTTCAGACGCCCAACAACCGCATCCTGCTCCTCTCGGTGCCGAAATCGCGCAGCGGCGGCGCAGGCGCCATGCAGGGCACGGCGCGTTTGACCGGCCAGACTCTCGGCGCAATCGCAATGGCGGTCACCTTCGGAGCAACATCACCCGAGGCAGCTCCTCCCACCGCACTCATGATCGCCGCAGGCTTTGCCGCACTTGCCGCCGTCGTCAGCGCCACTCGCGCGCGAAAGGAAGTCGTTGCATGA
- a CDS encoding efflux RND transporter permease subunit translates to MNISRFFVDRPVFAGVLSILIVIAGLIGLRSLPISEYPEVVPPSIVVRATYPGANPKVIAETVATPLEEQINGVDGMLYMSSQATSDGVMTLTVTFKLGTDPDQAQQLVQNRVSQAEPRLPAEVRSLGVTTVKSSPDLMMVVNLTSPDDRYDITYLRNYAVLNIKDRLARLPGVGQIQVFGSGDYSMRVWIDPQKAAAHGLAASDITNAIRQQNVQAAAGIIGASPSLPGVDMQLNVNAQGRLKSPEEFGNIIVRTGEGGEITRLRDVARVEMGAADYSLRSLLDGKPAVAIPVFQAPGSNAIAISDAVVETMNDLQAAMPEGVKYEIVYDTTKFVRASIEKVVDTLLEAIALVVIVVILFLQTWRASIIPLIAVPVSIIGTFGVMYAFGFSINALSLFGLVLAIGIVVDDAIVVVENVERNIENGLSPRQATYRAMKEVSGPIIAIALVLVAVFVPLAFISGLSGQFYRQFALTIAISTVISAINSLTLSPALAALLLKDHHTPKDWLTRSMDFLFGWFFRGFNRVFGAGSNAYGRSVGGLLSRKTIVMAIYLVLAGATYGMFNAVPGGFVPAQDKQYLIGFAQLPDAASLDRTEDVIKRMSEIALAQPGVAHAIAFPGLSINGFTNSSNAGIVFASLDDFEERKTPDLSAGAIAMQLNQKFGAIQDAFIAMFPPPPVQGLGTTGGFKLQLEDRAGLGYQALDQANKAFLAKAYQTPELTGLFSSYQINVPQLYADLDRTKAEQLGVAVTDVFDTLQIYLGSLYVNDFNAFGRTYSVRVQADAKYRAKAEDIGRLKVRSNSGQMIPLSALLKVDATTGPERTNRYNGFLSADINGGPAPGFSSGQAQAAVEKIAAETLPKGIGFEWTDLTYQQILAGNSGVIVFPLALLLVYLVLAAQYESLTLPLAIIMIVPMGVLAALTGVWFTGGDNNIFTQIGLVVLVGLSAKNAILIVEFARELEFEGRSPVQAAIEASRLRLRPILMTSMAFIMGVVPLVASTGAGAEMRAAMGVAVFSGMIGVTFFGIFMTPVFYVLVRKLTGNRPLVQHNDNAPREPDEAVMRPAAE, encoded by the coding sequence ATGAATATTTCCAGATTTTTCGTAGACCGCCCGGTCTTTGCCGGAGTGCTGTCAATCCTGATTGTCATTGCCGGCCTCATCGGCCTGCGATCGCTACCGATTTCCGAATATCCCGAGGTCGTGCCGCCGTCGATCGTCGTGCGCGCGACCTATCCCGGCGCCAACCCGAAGGTGATCGCCGAAACCGTCGCCACACCGCTCGAGGAGCAGATCAATGGCGTCGACGGCATGCTCTACATGTCGAGTCAGGCGACTTCGGACGGCGTCATGACGCTGACGGTGACGTTCAAGCTCGGCACCGACCCAGACCAGGCGCAGCAGCTCGTCCAGAACCGCGTGTCGCAGGCCGAGCCGCGCCTGCCGGCCGAAGTGCGAAGCCTCGGGGTGACGACGGTCAAGAGCTCGCCCGACCTGATGATGGTGGTCAACCTGACCTCGCCGGACGACCGCTACGACATCACCTATCTGCGCAATTACGCCGTCCTCAACATCAAGGACCGGCTCGCGCGCCTCCCCGGCGTCGGCCAGATTCAGGTCTTCGGCTCCGGCGACTACTCGATGCGCGTATGGATCGATCCGCAGAAGGCAGCAGCCCACGGGCTCGCCGCCAGCGACATCACCAACGCAATCCGCCAGCAGAACGTCCAGGCCGCGGCCGGCATCATCGGCGCGTCGCCGAGCCTTCCCGGCGTCGACATGCAGCTGAACGTCAATGCCCAGGGCCGCCTGAAGAGCCCCGAGGAATTCGGCAACATCATCGTCCGGACCGGCGAAGGCGGCGAGATCACCCGCCTGCGCGATGTCGCACGGGTGGAAATGGGCGCGGCAGACTATTCGCTGCGCTCGCTGCTCGACGGCAAGCCGGCCGTCGCAATCCCGGTCTTCCAGGCCCCCGGTTCCAATGCGATCGCCATTTCCGATGCCGTGGTCGAAACCATGAACGACCTGCAGGCGGCCATGCCGGAAGGCGTGAAGTACGAAATCGTCTACGACACCACGAAGTTCGTCCGCGCCTCGATCGAAAAGGTCGTCGACACGCTGCTGGAAGCCATCGCGCTGGTGGTGATCGTCGTCATCCTCTTCCTGCAGACCTGGCGGGCATCGATCATCCCGCTGATCGCCGTGCCGGTGTCGATCATCGGCACCTTCGGCGTGATGTATGCCTTCGGCTTCTCGATCAACGCCCTCAGCCTGTTCGGCCTGGTGCTGGCGATCGGCATCGTCGTCGACGACGCGATCGTCGTCGTCGAGAACGTGGAACGCAACATCGAGAACGGGCTGAGCCCGCGACAGGCGACGTATCGGGCGATGAAGGAAGTGTCCGGCCCGATCATCGCGATCGCCCTGGTGCTTGTCGCCGTGTTCGTGCCGCTGGCCTTCATCTCCGGCCTTTCCGGGCAGTTCTATCGCCAGTTCGCGCTGACGATCGCGATCTCGACCGTCATTTCGGCCATCAACTCGCTGACCTTGTCGCCCGCCCTGGCAGCGCTTCTGCTCAAGGATCATCATACCCCGAAGGATTGGCTGACCCGCTCGATGGACTTCCTGTTCGGCTGGTTCTTCCGCGGCTTCAACCGCGTCTTCGGCGCTGGCTCGAATGCCTATGGCCGCAGCGTCGGAGGGCTTCTGTCGAGGAAGACCATCGTCATGGCGATATATCTCGTTCTGGCGGGTGCGACCTATGGCATGTTCAATGCGGTCCCGGGCGGCTTCGTCCCGGCCCAGGACAAGCAGTACCTGATCGGCTTCGCGCAGCTGCCGGATGCCGCCAGCCTCGACCGGACGGAAGACGTCATCAAGCGGATGAGCGAGATCGCCCTGGCGCAACCCGGCGTGGCACACGCCATCGCCTTCCCGGGCCTGTCGATCAACGGTTTCACAAACTCCTCGAACGCCGGCATCGTCTTCGCATCGCTCGATGACTTCGAAGAGCGAAAGACGCCCGACCTGTCGGCCGGCGCCATCGCCATGCAGCTCAACCAGAAGTTCGGAGCGATCCAGGACGCCTTCATCGCCATGTTCCCGCCGCCGCCCGTGCAGGGTCTCGGCACCACCGGCGGCTTCAAGCTGCAGCTGGAAGACCGGGCCGGGCTCGGATATCAGGCGCTCGACCAGGCCAACAAGGCATTCCTCGCCAAGGCCTACCAGACACCGGAACTGACCGGTCTGTTTTCGAGCTACCAGATCAATGTGCCGCAGCTCTATGCCGACCTCGACCGCACCAAGGCCGAGCAACTGGGCGTGGCCGTCACCGACGTCTTCGATACGCTGCAGATCTATCTCGGATCGCTCTATGTCAACGACTTCAATGCCTTCGGCCGTACCTACAGCGTCCGTGTGCAGGCAGACGCCAAATACAGGGCCAAGGCAGAGGACATCGGCCGACTGAAGGTCAGGTCGAACTCTGGCCAGATGATCCCGCTTTCGGCGCTGTTGAAGGTGGATGCGACCACCGGTCCGGAACGGACGAACCGCTACAACGGTTTCCTGTCCGCCGACATCAACGGTGGACCGGCACCAGGCTTCTCGTCCGGACAGGCCCAGGCCGCCGTCGAGAAGATCGCCGCCGAGACCTTGCCCAAGGGGATCGGCTTCGAATGGACCGACCTCACTTACCAGCAGATCCTTGCCGGCAATTCGGGCGTCATCGTCTTCCCGCTGGCCCTGCTGCTCGTCTACCTGGTGCTCGCCGCTCAGTATGAAAGCCTGACGCTGCCGCTGGCGATCATCATGATCGTGCCGATGGGTGTTCTTGCCGCCCTCACGGGGGTCTGGTTCACCGGTGGAGACAACAACATCTTCACCCAGATCGGGCTTGTGGTGCTCGTCGGCCTGTCGGCCAAGAACGCCATCCTGATCGTGGAATTCGCCCGCGAACTCGAGTTCGAAGGCCGAAGCCCCGTACAGGCGGCGATAGAGGCAAGCCGCCTGCGCCTGCGTCCGATCCTGATGACATCCATGGCCTTCATCATGGGCGTCGTTCCGCTGGTCGCATCGACCGGCGCGGGCGCGGAAATGCGCGCCGCCATGGGCGTTGCAGTGTTTTCGGGGATGATCGGCGTGACCTTCTTCGGCATCTTCATGACGCCTGTCTTCTATGTGCTGGTCAGAAAGCTGACGGGCAACCGCCCACTGGTCCAGCACAACGACAACGCTCCTCGGGAACCGGACGAGGCCGTAATGCGACCGGCAGCGGAATAG
- a CDS encoding LysR family transcriptional regulator — protein MHDIDLNLLTALDALLTERSVTRAGQKLGLSTSAMSRTLARLRTALRDPVLVPAGRAMVPTPHAEVIAGQVRGLTEAVRTVLSPPLPLDPRDMKREFTIRANEAFVQLYAARFSGTVAAVAPDVTLRFLPKPDKDIAPLRDGSVDLEIGVVSGDGAELRMQVLYHDRYIGIARRGHPLLDGPITPGRLCEWGHVLFARRRGKAGPADEALAELGLSRNVKVIVPGFPAVIAVVAASDLLGLVPFSARPEMSGSQIVTFELPFPMPEIVVSQIWHPRMDADAGHRWLRNLVFDVFRKGP, from the coding sequence ATGCATGATATTGACTTGAACCTGCTGACGGCCCTCGATGCCTTGCTGACGGAGCGAAGCGTCACCCGCGCAGGTCAGAAACTTGGCCTGAGCACATCCGCCATGAGCCGGACCCTCGCTCGGCTGCGCACAGCGCTCCGCGATCCCGTACTGGTACCCGCCGGGCGTGCCATGGTTCCCACGCCTCATGCGGAAGTGATCGCCGGCCAGGTGCGCGGTCTGACGGAGGCGGTCCGGACCGTCTTGAGCCCGCCGCTCCCACTCGATCCGCGCGACATGAAGCGGGAATTCACCATCCGAGCGAACGAGGCCTTCGTGCAGCTCTATGCTGCCAGGTTCAGCGGCACGGTGGCGGCCGTTGCACCTGACGTCACGCTGCGTTTCCTGCCCAAGCCGGACAAGGACATTGCGCCGTTGCGCGACGGTTCCGTGGATCTCGAGATCGGTGTGGTGTCCGGGGATGGTGCCGAGCTTCGGATGCAGGTGCTGTATCACGATCGCTATATCGGCATCGCGCGGCGCGGCCATCCGCTTCTGGACGGGCCTATCACGCCGGGCCGCCTGTGCGAGTGGGGCCATGTTCTTTTCGCCCGGCGACGCGGCAAGGCCGGCCCTGCGGACGAAGCGCTTGCCGAGCTCGGCCTTTCACGCAACGTCAAGGTGATCGTTCCCGGCTTCCCCGCCGTGATTGCGGTGGTGGCTGCTTCGGATCTTCTGGGGCTCGTTCCCTTCTCCGCCCGCCCTGAAATGTCAGGTTCGCAGATCGTCACCTTTGAACTCCCGTTTCCGATGCCGGAGATCGTGGTGTCCCAGATCTGGCATCCACGAATGGACGCGGATGCCGGGCACCGCTGGCTGCGCAACCTGGTTTTTGACGTCTTTCGAAAGGGTCCTTAG
- a CDS encoding TRAP transporter large permease: MDPVFAGIVITVFLLFILAGGVWIGMALAAAGYVAMAFFTSRPPGLLFGTTLWGANNSWALTALPLFIWMGEILFRTRLAEDMFKGLAPWVQRIPGRLLHTNVVGCAIFAAISGSSAATAATIGKMTIPELRRRGYSDFMIVGSLAGSGTLGLLIPPSIMMIVYGVAAQISIGRLFIAGVVPGLLLMAIFSLVVAIYAIFNPDQIPEREPPMSLSARLWESRRLIPIMLLIIAVLGCIYGGIATPTEAAAIGVTGALVLALVSGGLDRQTFWKSVVSATRTSSMIGLILSGAAFLSTAMGFTGLPEQFADWIVSMNLPQPALIAALVVIFLIMGCFIDGISMILLTTSVLLPAVQGAGMDLLWFGIFVVLLVEIAQITPPVGFNLYVLQSLANRSIGYIALAALPFFAGLLALIVLITVMPEVVLWLPGQMLGQN; encoded by the coding sequence ATGGATCCTGTTTTTGCTGGTATCGTCATCACCGTCTTCCTTCTCTTCATTCTGGCAGGAGGCGTCTGGATCGGCATGGCGCTTGCCGCCGCCGGTTATGTTGCCATGGCCTTCTTCACCAGTCGGCCTCCGGGCCTGCTGTTCGGAACGACGCTCTGGGGCGCCAACAATTCCTGGGCGCTGACGGCCTTGCCGCTGTTCATCTGGATGGGCGAAATCCTCTTTCGCACCCGGCTTGCCGAAGACATGTTCAAGGGGCTCGCACCCTGGGTCCAGCGCATTCCAGGCCGCCTCCTGCACACCAATGTGGTGGGCTGCGCGATCTTCGCCGCCATCTCCGGATCCTCTGCCGCGACTGCTGCGACCATCGGGAAGATGACCATTCCGGAACTGCGCCGCCGCGGCTACAGCGATTTCATGATCGTCGGCTCGCTGGCGGGCTCTGGAACACTCGGACTGTTGATCCCACCGTCGATCATGATGATCGTCTATGGCGTCGCCGCACAGATCTCCATCGGTCGCCTCTTCATTGCGGGCGTTGTTCCGGGGCTCCTCTTGATGGCGATCTTCTCGCTCGTCGTCGCCATCTACGCCATTTTCAATCCCGACCAGATTCCCGAGCGTGAACCGCCGATGTCACTGTCGGCAAGACTTTGGGAATCCCGCCGGCTGATACCGATCATGCTTCTGATTATCGCCGTGCTCGGCTGCATCTACGGCGGCATCGCCACACCGACCGAGGCGGCGGCCATTGGCGTCACGGGTGCGCTGGTGCTGGCGCTCGTCAGCGGTGGGCTCGATCGCCAGACCTTCTGGAAAAGCGTCGTCAGTGCGACGCGGACCAGTTCCATGATCGGCCTCATCCTTTCCGGGGCGGCATTTCTGTCGACTGCGATGGGCTTCACAGGCCTGCCGGAACAGTTTGCTGACTGGATTGTCTCGATGAACCTGCCGCAGCCGGCGCTGATTGCCGCGCTGGTCGTCATCTTCCTCATCATGGGCTGCTTCATTGACGGCATCTCGATGATCCTCCTGACGACCTCTGTCCTGCTTCCTGCCGTTCAAGGGGCGGGGATGGACTTGCTCTGGTTCGGCATCTTCGTCGTGCTTCTGGTCGAAATCGCCCAGATCACGCCGCCGGTCGGCTTCAATCTTTATGTTCTGCAATCCTTGGCAAACCGCAGCATCGGCTATATTGCCCTAGCAGCACTGCCTTTCTTTGCCGGGTTGCTGGCTCTGATCGTGCTGATAACCGTCATGCCCGAGGTGGTGTTGTGGCTGCCCGGCCAGATGCTTGGACAGAATTGA
- a CDS encoding winged helix DNA-binding protein, translating to MSEKTEADIHAAAIGPIVSSGHLASGALPALSEVEFGMIMLSHAFNRWMVRCIAAAGVPDLSPLDVLVLHNINHRNKGKTLADICLVLNIEDTHTVAYALKKLERQKLIQSGKRGKEKLVLITPKGREVCERYASIREELLVKSVLSTEVSSEALSKVAARIRALSGHYDQASRAAASL from the coding sequence ATGAGCGAAAAGACAGAAGCGGACATTCATGCGGCGGCGATCGGGCCGATCGTCTCCTCCGGCCATCTGGCGAGCGGCGCGCTGCCGGCGCTCTCTGAGGTGGAGTTCGGAATGATCATGCTGAGCCACGCCTTCAACCGCTGGATGGTCCGCTGCATAGCAGCGGCGGGAGTTCCCGATCTCTCGCCGCTCGATGTGCTTGTGCTGCACAACATCAATCACCGCAACAAGGGCAAGACGCTGGCCGACATCTGCCTGGTCCTCAATATCGAAGATACGCATACGGTCGCCTATGCGCTGAAGAAGCTCGAACGCCAGAAGCTCATCCAAAGCGGCAAGCGCGGCAAGGAAAAGCTGGTGCTGATCACACCGAAGGGCCGCGAGGTCTGCGAGCGCTATGCGAGTATTCGTGAGGAGCTGCTGGTCAAGTCTGTCCTGTCCACCGAGGTTTCGAGCGAGGCCCTTTCGAAGGTCGCAGCCCGCATCCGTGCGCTTTCGGGCCATTACGATCAGGCATCGAGAGCCGCCGCATCACTTTAG